A genomic segment from Curtobacterium sp. MCSS17_007 encodes:
- a CDS encoding GlsB/YeaQ/YmgE family stress response membrane protein, which yields MLGLIISLIIIGLIAGALARLIIPGKQHMSILMTIVLGIVGSFVGGFLGFLIFQHDPMDGFFQPAGIIGSIIGAVIVLFLYTRFAGRGARR from the coding sequence GTGCTCGGTCTCATCATCAGCCTCATCATCATCGGCCTCATCGCCGGCGCCCTCGCCCGGCTGATCATCCCCGGCAAGCAGCACATGTCGATCCTCATGACGATCGTGCTCGGCATCGTCGGATCGTTCGTCGGCGGGTTCCTGGGCTTCCTCATCTTCCAGCACGACCCGATGGACGGCTTCTTCCAGCCGGCCGGCATCATCGGCTCGATCATCGGTGCCGTCATCGTGCTGTTCCTGTACACCCGTTTCGCGGGCCGCGGCGCTCGCCGCTGA
- the nadE gene encoding ammonia-dependent NAD(+) synthetase yields the protein MRELQAAIAADLDVQPTIDPEQEVARRVGFLRDYLTTTGAKGYVLAVSGGQDSTLAGRLTQLAVESLRAEGREVEFVTVRMPYRVQADEDDAQLALRFIAADPGIVVNIEHGVDGVVQDTAASGVELSDFVKGNVKARMRMVAQYAVAGQRGLLVIGTDHAAEAVTGFFTKYGDGGVDLTPLTGLTKSQGRQLLEHLGAPARLYEKAPTADLLDDLPGQTDEANLGLTYVEIDAYLQGHDVPAEVAEAIETRYRATEHKRRVPATPFDSWWQQGA from the coding sequence GTGCGTGAACTCCAAGCCGCCATCGCCGCGGACCTCGACGTCCAGCCGACCATCGACCCGGAGCAGGAGGTCGCCCGCCGCGTCGGGTTCCTCCGCGACTACCTGACCACGACCGGCGCGAAGGGCTACGTCCTCGCCGTCAGCGGCGGCCAGGACTCGACGCTCGCCGGGCGCCTGACCCAGCTGGCGGTGGAGTCACTGCGAGCCGAGGGGCGCGAGGTCGAGTTCGTCACCGTCCGCATGCCCTACCGGGTGCAGGCGGACGAGGACGACGCGCAGCTCGCGCTCCGCTTCATCGCGGCGGACCCGGGCATCGTCGTCAACATCGAGCACGGCGTCGACGGGGTCGTGCAGGACACGGCCGCCTCGGGGGTCGAGCTGAGCGACTTCGTGAAGGGCAACGTCAAGGCCCGCATGCGGATGGTCGCCCAGTACGCCGTCGCGGGTCAGCGCGGGCTGCTGGTCATCGGCACGGACCACGCGGCCGAGGCCGTGACCGGCTTCTTCACGAAGTACGGTGACGGTGGCGTCGACCTCACGCCCCTGACCGGCCTGACGAAGAGCCAGGGGCGCCAGCTGCTCGAGCACCTGGGCGCTCCGGCCCGGCTCTACGAGAAGGCCCCCACCGCCGACCTGCTCGACGACCTGCCCGGGCAGACGGACGAGGCGAACCTCGGTCTGACGTACGTCGAGATCGACGCCTACCTGCAGGGTCACGACGTGCCGGCCGAGGTCGCCGAGGCGATCGAGACCCGGTACCGCGCGACCGAGCACAAGCGTCGCGTGCCCGCAACGCCCTTCGACAGCTGGTGGCAGCAGGGCGCGTAG
- a CDS encoding AI-2E family transporter translates to MPLFGNTTTPSDATPGPFVRKWTDGFGSLATRCLQVIIVLVIAIGVVYAAATLSVVTIPVLLALIIASAMHPVVSWLRRHKVPSVLATLAVLLGVLVVLGLVGWLIVVAVIAQWPDLQKSALRGFDQLQDFAAHLPISISDGQVDQAVKGVQDFLTSSQFGSGALAGASATANFLTGLVLMIVVLFFFLKDGPAIWEFLLRPFTGARYERARRVGDRVVHTLGGYVRGTASVAAVDAVGIGVGLAIVGVPLALPLAVVVFITAFIPIVGATAAGILAALVALVANGPVAALIVVGIVVLVNQLEGNLLQPVLMGKTLKLHGLVILIGLTAGTVLAGITGAIISVPLLAAAWGAVQVWDGPDVPAKPWRQKRPETAERR, encoded by the coding sequence ATGCCCCTGTTCGGCAACACCACCACCCCGTCCGACGCGACGCCGGGGCCGTTCGTCCGCAAGTGGACCGACGGATTCGGGAGCCTCGCGACCCGGTGCCTGCAGGTGATCATCGTGCTCGTGATCGCCATCGGCGTCGTCTACGCGGCCGCCACCCTCAGCGTCGTCACGATCCCGGTGCTCCTCGCGCTCATCATCGCGTCGGCGATGCACCCTGTCGTCTCCTGGCTCCGGCGGCACAAGGTGCCCTCGGTGCTCGCGACCCTCGCCGTGCTCCTCGGCGTGCTCGTCGTCCTCGGGCTGGTCGGCTGGCTCATCGTGGTCGCCGTCATCGCCCAGTGGCCCGACCTGCAGAAGTCGGCCCTGCGCGGGTTCGACCAGCTGCAGGACTTCGCCGCGCACCTGCCGATCTCGATCTCCGACGGGCAGGTCGACCAGGCGGTGAAGGGCGTCCAGGACTTCCTGACGAGCTCGCAGTTCGGCTCCGGAGCGCTCGCGGGCGCCTCGGCCACCGCGAACTTCCTCACCGGCCTGGTGCTGATGATCGTGGTGCTGTTCTTCTTCCTCAAGGACGGCCCCGCCATCTGGGAGTTCCTCCTGCGCCCGTTCACGGGCGCCCGGTACGAGCGCGCCCGCCGGGTCGGCGACCGCGTCGTGCACACCCTCGGCGGGTACGTCCGCGGCACGGCCAGCGTCGCCGCGGTCGACGCCGTCGGCATCGGCGTCGGCCTGGCGATCGTCGGGGTGCCGCTCGCACTCCCCCTCGCCGTCGTCGTGTTCATCACGGCCTTCATCCCGATCGTCGGCGCCACCGCTGCTGGCATCCTCGCAGCCCTGGTCGCACTGGTCGCCAACGGCCCGGTCGCTGCGCTCATCGTCGTCGGCATCGTGGTCCTCGTGAACCAGCTCGAGGGCAACCTGCTCCAGCCGGTGCTCATGGGCAAGACGCTCAAGCTGCACGGCCTGGTGATCCTCATCGGGCTGACCGCGGGCACCGTGCTCGCCGGCATCACCGGCGCCATCATCTCGGTGCCGCTCCTCGCCGCCGCATGGGGTGCGGTGCAGGTCTGGGACGGGCCGGACGTTCCCGCCAAACCCTGGCGGCAGAAGCGTCCGGAGACCGCCGAGCGGCGGTAG